In Deinococcus maricopensis DSM 21211, the sequence GCACGTGCGGCAGCTACCACGAGAACGTGCGCGTGCGCGACATCATCCTGGCGCAGGCTGCCAGCACGGACAGCGCCATCAACCTAGACCGTTTCGGCGGGTTCACGTTCGCGCCCATCGCGGATTTCGAGCTGCTGATGCGCGCGTACGTGGCGGCGCAGGCGCAGGGGTTCCGGACGCACGTGGGGAACGTGTTCTCCAGCGACACCTTCTACCAGGATGACCCGGAGTCGTTCCAGAAGTGGGCGCGGTTCGGGGTGCTGGGCGTGGAGATGGAAGCGGCGGGGCTGTACACGCTCGCGGCGAAGTACGGCGCGAAGGCCCTGACGGTGCTGACGGTGAGCGATCACCTGATCACGCGCGAGGAGACGACCGCCGAGGAGCGTCAGCAGACGTTCGGGCAGATGGTGGAAGTGGCGCTGCGCGCCGCCCTCAACCTGTAAGCGAGTCGGAAGGAGGAGGCCGCCCTGTGGGGCGGCCTCCTCCTTTACATCCCCGTGAATAAAACGGGCGTTTGTTTGTATGACTATGCGCCTTGGGCGCGACGATGCAGCCGCACGATGAAAAACCCATCCACGCCCTCAACCGGAACCGTCCGCACGCCCGGACCGGCCTGCACGACGGGCACGTGCAGGTCCGGCAACGCCTCGGCCTGGAAGTCCGGATGCTCGGCCAGGAACGCGGCCGCGACCTGCGGCCCCTCGGCGTCGGCGAGGCTGCACACGCTGTATACCAGCGTGCCGCCTGGCTGCACCAGGTCCGCAGCGCGTGTCAGCAGGGTGCGCTGCAGGGCCGCCATCTCCCCCACCGCCGGCTCGGTCAGGCGAAGCTTGATTTCCGGGTGGGCCCGCAGGGTGCCGCTGCCGGTGCACGGGGCGTCCAGCAGCACCAGCGGCGCGGGCGGCGCGTTCAGCGGCCGGGTCAGGTCGGCCGTCACGAATTGCGCCTGCACGCCCAGCCGCGCGAGGTTCTCACGCGCGGCCCGGTGCTTCCCAGCGATTTTGTCGACGCTCGTGACACGCGCGCCGCGCCGCGCGAGCATCGCGGCCTTCACGCCCGCTCCTCCCGCGAGGTCGAGCACCGGCAGGCCGTCCACGTCCCCGAGCGCCAGCACGCACGCGTGACTGGCCGGGTTGATGGGTTGCGCGTGCCCGGTACGGTACGCGCGCGTTTCGCGCAGTGGGCGATCCAGGGCCACGCGGTATACGTCCCCGCGTCCGCCCTCGACGGCGCTGCCCTCCTCGTCGAGGGCGCGGACGCCGGCGTCGTCGAGGTACAGCCACAGCGGGGACGGTTGCAGCTGGTCCAGCATGGCGTCGGGGGCGACCTCACCGAACGCAGTGCGGAATTCCTGCTCCAGCCACGAGGGCAGGGCGTACGGGCTGGCGTCGGGGGCGACGTCCACGCGGCGCAGCACGGCGTTCACAAGCCCGGGCGACGCGAAGCCGTCCCGGGCGAGCGTGACGTACTCGCTCACGGCCGCGTGTGGGGCGGTGCCGAGCACCAGTTTCTCGAAGGCCCCGGCGAGCAGCAGCGCGCGCGCCTTGATGGGTGTGCTGCCTTTGAGGAGCGCGTCGAGGGCGGGCAGCAGGGTGGGGGCGTGGCGGAGCGCGCCGTACACGATGTGCGTGGCAAGGCCGGCATCGCGCGCGGGTAGGCGGGCGTGCGCGAGGGCCTCGTCGAGGGTCGGGGCGGCGAAGGCGCCGCCCAGGACGCGCGCGAGGACGCGCACAGCGACGGCGCGCGCGGGGTTCGCGCGGCGGGGCGCGCGGGTGGGAGCGTCGGTCATACCGCCCAGGATAGTGCGCGCCTGCGCCGCCGAACACGCGGGGGCGTTCGGCGGGCGTGGGCGTGGGTTCAGGCGACCGGGTCGATTTTGTGACCCTGGATGGTGAAGCGCACGGCGGTGCGTTCTTCGTCTTCCAGGTCGAGTTTTACGAAGGACGGCTGGGTGCTGAGGTCCAGCTGGTCAGGGGTGATGTAGCCGCGGGCGATGGCGATGGCTTTGACTGCTTGATTCACGGCGGCAGGGCCGATGGCCTGCACTTCAACTTGTCCGTTGGATCTGAGCAGAGCCGCTATCGCTCCGGCGACGGCATTGGGGCGGGATTTGCCGGATACGCGCAACGTTTCCAAGACGGACCTCCGGGATGGGTGATGCCCTCAGTGTAAGCTCAGAATCCTCATTCAGTCAATGCAGGGTGGCCGAGTCCAGGGTAAGCGAGAGGGCGCCCAGCACGGCGAGAGCTTCTGTTGCTCACTCGCGCAACATTATGAAACGGACGAGCACTTTTCAGCCTGTTTACCTGTCACCTGGCAAGGGGCATCTGGACAGGTGCCTCCAAACCACCCCGAAGTTGGTCTATAACGGAATGAATAAATTCCCAATGGTGTACGCATGACGCCAAGTGCCTCAGCCGCACCCGAAGGAACGCATTCCGGCACACGCCGGCACGCTCACGCCAGGAGGCCGACCATGACCCGCGCAGCCCACACCCCCGACCACCCGGACCAACAACCCACGCGCGCCCCTGAGAGCCTGTACCGCCAGGCCGAACGCGCCCGCCTGGAGCCCCGCTTCCCCGGCAACTTCGACGAGATCGGCCATGACGCCTGCGGCATCATCGCCAAAATCCGCAAAACCGGAGAAGCCACACACGGCAACGTCACGCGCGCGCTGGAGGAACTCGCGCACATGGCGCACCGCAGCGGCGAAGTCCGCGGCGAGGGCGACGGCGCCGGCATCCAAACCGACATTCCCCGCCTGATCTGGAAGCGCTACCTCGACGAGGCTGGCCTCGACGCGAGCGTCGTGGACACCGCCGACTTCTGGGTCGGGCACTTCTTCGTCCCGCAGGGCCACAACCCCCGCGAACTGCTCGACGCCCTGCGCGTCCACGCCGGCCGCTACGGCCTGCAGGTCCTGCTCGAAAAGCAGGGGAACGTGTACTCCCGCGCGCTCGGCCCCGTCGCGCGCCTCACCGAGCCGCAGTTCGTGCAGGTCGCCGGCCTCGTCACCGGCGACAGCAACCACGAACGCAACGGCAAACTGTTCACGCTCGGCCTCGACCTCGAAGCGAAACTGCCCGTGCACGTCGTGAGCCTCAGCACCGCCAGCGTCGTGTACAAGGTGCGCGGCAGCGCCGAACTGCTGCCCCGCTACTATCCGGAACTCAGCCTGCCGGACTTCATGAGCGTGTGCACCATCGGCCACAACCGCTACAGCACCAACACGCTCAGCACCTTCGAGCAGGTGCAGCCGTTCACGCTCCTCGCGCACAACGGCGAGATCAACACCATCGACCGCCTCCGCAAGGAAGGCACGCAGCTGGGCCTGCCGCTCACCGGCGGCAGCGACAGCCAGGACCTCAACCGCGTGCTGAGCGGCTACATCTTCGACCGCGGCATGAGCCTGCTCGAAGCCATCGAGAGCGTGTTCCCGCCGGTCATCAGCGAACTGCGGCACTTCAGCAGCAGCCTCCAGAACGCCTACATCGGCCTGCGCGTCGGCGGCGGCCCGCTCGCGCAAGGCCCCGCGGCCATCATCAGCCGTCAGGGCAACGAGTGCGTGTTCAGCGTGGACGCCATGGGCCTGCGCCCCCTGTGGTTCGGCGAGACCGAGAAGGAGTACTTCTGGAGCAGCGAGCGCGGCGTCATCCCGCTCGGCACCATGGTCCGCGACCCGCAACCGTTCGCGCCCGGCGAGAAGATGGTCGCGTGCCTCAGCGGCGGCACCGTCAAACTCCACTACAACCAGAACGTCCAGAACCTGATCCTGGAGCGCGTACACGGCAAGGGCTACAACTTCGACGACGCGCACGTGCGCATCGAGGGGCCGCACTACGCCGCGCCGACCAACGACGCGGCGCCCGCCTTCACGAAAGCTGCGCGCGCCGCGTTCGGCTGGGACCGCTGGGACGAGGACTACGTCAAGGCCCTCGCCGACAAGGGCGCCGAGCCCATCGCGTCCCTCGGGTTCGACGGCCCCATGGCGGCCCTGCGGCCCGAGAAGCCGAACCTCGCGGAATTCTTCAAGGAGACTGTCGCGGTCGTGACGAACCCCGCCATCGACCGCGAACGCGAAACCGAGCACTTCAGCACCCGCGTGCTCCTGGGCCGCCGCCCCCTGCCGGGCAGCAGCGACGGGCACAGCGTGGACCTGCTCACGCCCGTGCTCGCCACCACGGAAGCCGTCGCCGGGAAGTACGGCACGCTCACCGTGCAGGGCTTGCAGGCCGCCTTCCACGTGGCGACGCTCACCCCGAACCTCCGCGCGGACGAGCCGCTGAGCGTGGCCCTCACCCGCCTGAAACGCGCCGCTGCCGACGCCGTCCGCGCGGGCGCCGAGGTGCTGCTGCTCGACGACACCGCCCTGTACGCGAACGGCGAGGCGGCCCTTGACATCCTGCTCGCCGTCGGCGCGCTCGACCGGTACCTCACGGCGGAACGCGACGAGGACGGCGTGAGCCTGCGCCGCCTCACCAGCGTCGCCGTGCGCAGCGCCCAGATCCGCAACCTGCACGACGTCATGGTCCTGATCGGCCTGGGCGCGGACGCCGCCGAACCCAGCGCCATGTACGCCCTGTACTCCGGCGAGAGCGCCGAGGCGAACCTCGTGGGCGGCCTCACCAAAGGCATCGAGAAGGTCATGAGCACCATGGGCATTCATGAGCTGCGCGGCTACGGCCAGAACTTCAGCGCGCTCGGCCTCGCCAGCGACCTCCTCACGGAACTCGGCGTGCGCGGCTTCTGGGGCGGCGAGGCCGGCTACACCCTCACCGGCCTCGAAGGCACCCTGAAAAAACGCCTGGAGAAGTACGGCGCGAACAGCGAGGTCATGGACCGCGACCAGCGCTTCAACCCGCGCGTGTTCAAGGCCGCGTTCTCGCTCGCGAACGGCGAGATCAGCGCCGAGGACTACCAGCAGCGCATTCGCGCGCTCGAGCTGGAAATGCCGCTCAGCGCCCGCCAGCTGCTCGAATTCAAAACGCCGGACGGCGCGGAGCACGTCGACCCCGACGGCGTGGACCTCGCCATCGGCGGCCACAGCCTCCCCTTCGTGATCAGCGCCATGAGCTTCGGCTCGCAGGGCGAAACGGCGTTCCGCAGCTACGTGGAAGCCGCCAAGCGCCTGAACATCGTCGCCATGAACGGTGAGGGCGGCGAGATCCCCAGCATGATCGGCCAGTACAACCACTGGCGCGGCCAGCAGGTCGCGTCCGGCCGCTTCGGCGTGAGCAGCGTCATGCTGAACAGCGCGCACGTCATCGAAATCAAGGTCGGTCAGGGCGCCAAGCCCGGCGAGGGCGGTCACCTGCCCGGCAAGAAGGTCAGCGTGAAGGTCGCCGCCGCGCGGCACGCCGTGCAGGGCACCGACCTGATCTCCCCCAGCAACAACCACGACGTGTACAGCATCGAGGACCTCGCGCAGCTCATCGAGGAACTCAAGACGGTGGCACCGCAGGCGAAAATCAGCGTGAAGGTTCCGGTCGTGCCCGGCATCGGCACCATCGCGCTCGGCGTCGCGAAGGCGGGCGCGCACATCATCACGCTGTCCGGCTTCGAGGGCGGTACAGGCGCGGCGCGCAGCCACGCGCTGAAGTACGCGGGCATGCCCGTGGAGTTCGGCGTGAAACGCGCGCACAAGGCACTCGTGAGCGCCGGCATCCGCGACAAGATCGAGTTGTGGGCGGACGGCGGCCTCAAGACCGCGCTGGACGTCGCGCGCGTCGTCGCGCTCGGCGCGAACCGCGTGGGCTTCGGGACGCTCAGCATGGTCGCCATCGGCTGCACCATCTGCCGCGGCTGTCAGCTGGACACCTGTCACGTCGGCATCACCACGCAGGTCGAAACCGAGGAGGAAGCCAAAGCGCACGGCTTCAAGCGCTTCGTGCCGCGCGTCCTGCCCACCGAGGTGGACCGCCTCGCAGCGTTCTACGGCGGTCTCGCGGAGGAACTGCGCCGCATCGTCGCGCGCCTCGGCCTGCACAGCCTGCAGGACCTCACGGGCCGCAGCGACCTGCTCGTCGCGCAGGGCGCCGCGCTCGACTTCACGGAACTGCTCACGCCCGCCGAGGACGTGCCCGCGTGGAGCAGCCTGGGCCGCCGCGTCATCCACAAGCCGCTGAACTACATGACCCGCATGGTGAGCGAGTGGGTGAACGACGCCATCGAGGACGAGGGCGAGGACGAGATCGTGTACCGCGACGGGCCCGTCGCGAGCGCCGAACGCGCGCTCGGCACGCACCTGGTCGGCACCCTCACGCGCCGCAAACCCAACGCAAGCCGCGTGAAACTGCACTTCGAGGCGGGCAGCATCCCCGGGAACGGCCTGGGCGCGTTCAACAACGCGCCCGTGGAAATCCAGGTGGACGGCGGCGCGCAGGACGGCGTCGGCAAGAGCAGCCTCGGTGGGCGCATCGTGATCCTGAAGGGCCGCAACCACCAGGGTGAACGCGTGGACGGCAGCGTCGGCAAGAGCTTCGCGTACGGCGCCATCGGCGGGCGCTTCCTGATTCAGGGGAACGCCGACAGCCGCTTCTGCGTGCGCCTCAGCGGCGCGGACGTGGTGCTCGGCGGCGAGCTGCGCACGCCCGTGGACGACACGCTCGGCGGCCTCGCCACCCGCGCGAACGCCAAAGGGTACGCGTTCGAGTACATGACCGCGGGGCGCGCCGTGGTGGTGGGCGACCCCGGCCCGTGGATCTGCAGCGGCATGAGCGGCGGCGTCGTGTACCTCCGTCACGAGCCGGAGCACGGGCTGGACGACGCCGCGCTAAACCGCCGCCTCGCGCGCGGCAGCAACGTCGTCATCCTGCCGCTGAACGCCACGGGCGTCGCGGACCTCCGCGAGCTGCTCGGCGACTACCACCAGACGCTCGTGAAGAGCGAGCAGCACGGCGCGGCGCGCCGCATCGCGGAACTGCTGGTGGACCCCGCCGCGCATTTCCGGATGGTGCTGCCGGCCGCGCAGAGCGTGGATCAGAGCGTCGCCACCGAGTGAGCTTCCACGCAGAAGGCGCCCACCGGGTGGGCGCCTTCTGCAGTCGTGGCGGGGTTACGCGCCCAGCAGGCGTTCCGACAGCGCCCATAGTTCCGCCGCGCGGGCCGCGTCCAGCGCGTACGGCTGCACGCCCTCGTACGGCTGGGCCGGGTCGAACGGGCGCGCCTCGTGGATGTCCTCCAGGTACAGGCCGCCCACGCCGTCCAATTCCGGCCCGACCGCCGCCCAGATGCTGGTCGCGGCGCCCTGCTCGGGCGTCTTGAAGCGTGGGTTGCTGCGGCCCTCGTCGTCCATCCAGCCCATCGCGCGCTGTTCCTCCTCGGGAATGAACTTCTGCAAGCCCGTGAGGATGCCGCCCGGGTGCACGGCGTTCGCGGTGACGCCGTCGTGCGCGTGCCGGGCGGTGACGCCCACGGCGAACAGCGCGTTCGCGGTTTTCGAGCGGGCGTACGCGATCCACTTGTCGTACGGCTGACGCTCGAAATTCGGGTCAGTGAGGTCCACGTCGCTCATGCGGTGCGCGAGGCTGGACAGCGCCACCACCCGCGCGGGCGCGGCGGCGCGCAACGCCGGGAGCAGGCCCGTGAACAGCGCGTGGTGCCCGAGGTGGTTGGTGCCGAACTGCAGTTCGAAGCCGTCCTGGGTGCGGCTCGGCGGGGTCGCCATCACGCCCGCGTTGTTGATCAGGACGTGCAGGCGATCCTCGTGCGTTCGGAACGTCTGCGCGGCCGCCCGAACGGAGGCCAGGGACGTGAGGTCGAGGGGGAGGACGCGCGCGTCGGCGTTGCCGGTGGCGCTGCGGAGCGCGTCGGCGGTCGCTTCGCCGCGTTCGGGGTCGCGGACGGCGAGGTACACGCGCGCGCCGGCGCTCAGCAGGGCGCGCGCCGTTTCCACGCCAAGGCCGGAGGTGGCGCCGGTCACGAGGGCCACGCGGCCGGACAGGTCCTGACCGGCGATCACGTCGAGGGCGGTGGCGCGAGGGTCGAACGTCGAATCGATGGGCATAGGGTCCTCCGGAGCGCGCCGCTGGACTGCCCCTGTGGGGCGGGCGCGCCGAATGCCTGGACTGTAGGCCTTTGAGCGCGCTCGAAGTCAAGCGGAGGGGTGGGCGCGCACGCTACGCTGCACGCATGCCTCTGACCCTCAGCGTCCTTCCTGG encodes:
- the deoD gene encoding purine-nucleoside phosphorylase: MSIHLNAKEGQIAETVLLPGDPLRAKYIAETFFEDVEQHNTVRGMLGYTGTYQGQRVSVQGTGMGIPSISIYVNELIQSYGVKNLVRVGTCGSYHENVRVRDIILAQAASTDSAINLDRFGGFTFAPIADFELLMRAYVAAQAQGFRTHVGNVFSSDTFYQDDPESFQKWARFGVLGVEMEAAGLYTLAAKYGAKALTVLTVSDHLITREETTAEERQQTFGQMVEVALRAALNL
- a CDS encoding RsmB/NOP family class I SAM-dependent RNA methyltransferase encodes the protein MTDAPTRAPRRANPARAVAVRVLARVLGGAFAAPTLDEALAHARLPARDAGLATHIVYGALRHAPTLLPALDALLKGSTPIKARALLLAGAFEKLVLGTAPHAAVSEYVTLARDGFASPGLVNAVLRRVDVAPDASPYALPSWLEQEFRTAFGEVAPDAMLDQLQPSPLWLYLDDAGVRALDEEGSAVEGGRGDVYRVALDRPLRETRAYRTGHAQPINPASHACVLALGDVDGLPVLDLAGGAGVKAAMLARRGARVTSVDKIAGKHRAARENLARLGVQAQFVTADLTRPLNAPPAPLVLLDAPCTGSGTLRAHPEIKLRLTEPAVGEMAALQRTLLTRAADLVQPGGTLVYSVCSLADAEGPQVAAAFLAEHPDFQAEALPDLHVPVVQAGPGVRTVPVEGVDGFFIVRLHRRAQGA
- a CDS encoding stage V sporulation protein S; translated protein: METLRVSGKSRPNAVAGAIAALLRSNGQVEVQAIGPAAVNQAVKAIAIARGYITPDQLDLSTQPSFVKLDLEDEERTAVRFTIQGHKIDPVA
- a CDS encoding glutamate synthase-related protein, with translation MTRAAHTPDHPDQQPTRAPESLYRQAERARLEPRFPGNFDEIGHDACGIIAKIRKTGEATHGNVTRALEELAHMAHRSGEVRGEGDGAGIQTDIPRLIWKRYLDEAGLDASVVDTADFWVGHFFVPQGHNPRELLDALRVHAGRYGLQVLLEKQGNVYSRALGPVARLTEPQFVQVAGLVTGDSNHERNGKLFTLGLDLEAKLPVHVVSLSTASVVYKVRGSAELLPRYYPELSLPDFMSVCTIGHNRYSTNTLSTFEQVQPFTLLAHNGEINTIDRLRKEGTQLGLPLTGGSDSQDLNRVLSGYIFDRGMSLLEAIESVFPPVISELRHFSSSLQNAYIGLRVGGGPLAQGPAAIISRQGNECVFSVDAMGLRPLWFGETEKEYFWSSERGVIPLGTMVRDPQPFAPGEKMVACLSGGTVKLHYNQNVQNLILERVHGKGYNFDDAHVRIEGPHYAAPTNDAAPAFTKAARAAFGWDRWDEDYVKALADKGAEPIASLGFDGPMAALRPEKPNLAEFFKETVAVVTNPAIDRERETEHFSTRVLLGRRPLPGSSDGHSVDLLTPVLATTEAVAGKYGTLTVQGLQAAFHVATLTPNLRADEPLSVALTRLKRAAADAVRAGAEVLLLDDTALYANGEAALDILLAVGALDRYLTAERDEDGVSLRRLTSVAVRSAQIRNLHDVMVLIGLGADAAEPSAMYALYSGESAEANLVGGLTKGIEKVMSTMGIHELRGYGQNFSALGLASDLLTELGVRGFWGGEAGYTLTGLEGTLKKRLEKYGANSEVMDRDQRFNPRVFKAAFSLANGEISAEDYQQRIRALELEMPLSARQLLEFKTPDGAEHVDPDGVDLAIGGHSLPFVISAMSFGSQGETAFRSYVEAAKRLNIVAMNGEGGEIPSMIGQYNHWRGQQVASGRFGVSSVMLNSAHVIEIKVGQGAKPGEGGHLPGKKVSVKVAAARHAVQGTDLISPSNNHDVYSIEDLAQLIEELKTVAPQAKISVKVPVVPGIGTIALGVAKAGAHIITLSGFEGGTGAARSHALKYAGMPVEFGVKRAHKALVSAGIRDKIELWADGGLKTALDVARVVALGANRVGFGTLSMVAIGCTICRGCQLDTCHVGITTQVETEEEAKAHGFKRFVPRVLPTEVDRLAAFYGGLAEELRRIVARLGLHSLQDLTGRSDLLVAQGAALDFTELLTPAEDVPAWSSLGRRVIHKPLNYMTRMVSEWVNDAIEDEGEDEIVYRDGPVASAERALGTHLVGTLTRRKPNASRVKLHFEAGSIPGNGLGAFNNAPVEIQVDGGAQDGVGKSSLGGRIVILKGRNHQGERVDGSVGKSFAYGAIGGRFLIQGNADSRFCVRLSGADVVLGGELRTPVDDTLGGLATRANAKGYAFEYMTAGRAVVVGDPGPWICSGMSGGVVYLRHEPEHGLDDAALNRRLARGSNVVILPLNATGVADLRELLGDYHQTLVKSEQHGAARRIAELLVDPAAHFRMVLPAAQSVDQSVATE
- a CDS encoding oxidoreductase, with translation MPIDSTFDPRATALDVIAGQDLSGRVALVTGATSGLGVETARALLSAGARVYLAVRDPERGEATADALRSATGNADARVLPLDLTSLASVRAAAQTFRTHEDRLHVLINNAGVMATPPSRTQDGFELQFGTNHLGHHALFTGLLPALRAAAPARVVALSSLAHRMSDVDLTDPNFERQPYDKWIAYARSKTANALFAVGVTARHAHDGVTANAVHPGGILTGLQKFIPEEEQRAMGWMDDEGRSNPRFKTPEQGAATSIWAAVGPELDGVGGLYLEDIHEARPFDPAQPYEGVQPYALDAARAAELWALSERLLGA